The Saccharomyces eubayanus strain FM1318 chromosome IV, whole genome shotgun sequence genome contains the following window.
ATGACGAAAACCTCGGCTGTCGTGTTTCCAGGTGGTGCAGATCTTCCGTATGTTCAGGCATGTCAACCCATTATTCCTCGATTGAAGCATTTTGTTAGCCAACAAGGTGGTGTATTCATCGGATTTTGTGCAGGAGGTTATTTCGGTACTAGTCGTGTTGAATTTGCTCAAGGTGACCCCACAATGGAAGTTTCTGGAAGTAGGGATCTACGGTTTTTTCCTGGAACAGGTAGGGGACCAGCGTACAGCGGATTTCAGTATAACAGTGAAGCTGGTGCGCGTGCAGTGGGGTTAACTCTTCCTGACGGCTCACAGTTCTCGACGTATTTCAATGGAGGATCTGTTTTCGTTGATGCAGATAAGTTTGACAATGTCGAAGTCTTGGCAACGTATACAGACCACCCAGATGTTCCTTCTTCTGATTCAGGTAATGGCCAAAGTGAACGCCCAGCTGCTGTAGTACTCTGTAACGTTGGAAAAGGGAAAGTGTTGTTGACCGGCCCTCATCCTGAGTTCAATGTTCGTTTCatgaagaaatcaacaGACAAACATTTCCTTGAGGCTGTCGTTGAGAAGTTGCAAGcccaagaaaatgatagaTTAAAGTTTATGAGAATGATTCTTACCAAGACAGGGCTCAACTGTAATAACGATTTTGATTATGTAAGGGCTCCAAATTTGACACCATTGTTTATTGCAAGTGCCCCTGGTAAACGAAACTTTTTAGAAGAGATGGAAAGCAATTTGGTACATCATGGTGCGCATGAAAATGATGTTGAACAGTACTCAGAATTAAGTGCCGAGAGTGATTCTTTCCACTTTTATAAAGGTTACACATCCTCTTACGATGCGGCTAGTACCTCTTTACTTCATAAAGAGCCAGACGAGGTTTCTAAGACACTAATATTCCCCGGTGAAAATGAGGATGTTCCACCATCCCGGTATACGCCTAATTTTGATATGTCTGAGTACTTTAGACATTTGAATTCGCAAAATACACTAGGTACTTTACTTCTGTATGGTGAGGTTGTTACGTCAACAAGTACCGTGTTGAATAGTAACAAGTCCTTATTAAATTCCGTACCCGAAAACACCTTACTTCATGTAGGCACCATTCAAGTCTCTGGTCGTGGGAGAGGTGGTAACACTTGGATCAACCCTAAAGGTGTTTGCGCTTCAACAGCAGTGGTTACCATGCCACTCCAATCGCCAGTAACTAATAGAAATATATCTGTTGTTTTCGTCCAGTATCTTTCCATGCTTGCTTATTGTAAGGCCATTCTTTCTTACGCACCTGGGTTTTCAGATATTCCTGTT
Protein-coding sequences here:
- the BPL1 gene encoding biotin--[acetyl-CoA-carboxylase] ligase BPL1, which gives rise to MNVLVYNGPGTTPGSVKHAVESLRDFLEPYYAVSTVNVKVLQTEPWMTKTSAVVFPGGADLPYVQACQPIIPRLKHFVSQQGGVFIGFCAGGYFGTSRVEFAQGDPTMEVSGSRDLRFFPGTGRGPAYSGFQYNSEAGARAVGLTLPDGSQFSTYFNGGSVFVDADKFDNVEVLATYTDHPDVPSSDSGNGQSERPAAVVLCNVGKGKVLLTGPHPEFNVRFMKKSTDKHFLEAVVEKLQAQENDRLKFMRMILTKTGLNCNNDFDYVRAPNLTPLFIASAPGKRNFLEEMESNLVHHGAHENDVEQYSELSAESDSFHFYKGYTSSYDAASTSLLHKEPDEVSKTLIFPGENEDVPPSRYTPNFDMSEYFRHLNSQNTLGTLLLYGEVVTSTSTVLNSNKSLLNSVPENTLLHVGTIQVSGRGRGGNTWINPKGVCASTAVVTMPLQSPVTNRNISVVFVQYLSMLAYCKAILSYAPGFSDIPVRIKWPNDLYALSPNYYKRKGLKLVNTGFDHTKLPLGDVEPAYLKISGLLVNTHFINNKYTLLVGCGINLTSDGPTTSLQSWIDILNEERQQFNLDLLPAIKAEKLQALYMNNLEVILKQFINYGAAEILPSYYDLWLHSNQIVTLPDHGNTQAMITGITEDYGLLIANELVSGSSTQFSGNVYNLQPDGNTFDIFKSLIAKKVQA